A genomic stretch from Solanum stenotomum isolate F172 chromosome 8, ASM1918654v1, whole genome shotgun sequence includes:
- the LOC125874442 gene encoding transcription factor MYB8-like → MDYVKKGAWSPEEDQKLIDYIMQYRIWNWSHMPKFAGLSRTGKSCRLRWINYLRPDLKKGPFSIEEVEIVIRMYQSLGNRWSAIAKELPGRTDNEIKNFYHTHLKKHLGTKVEVKPKSRSKKVNKAKQIEMSTQKKPLITTCPNIEGPNDQTLDFTNSSSSSSYITFDENYEILGFLKTLDQDNDVTSIVNQVDDENIVILESSTWSSSSVDLYMKDFMDVSVHSSIVDFWLELYMAADNLKI, encoded by the exons ATGGATTATGTAAAGAAGGGAGCATGGTCTCCTGAAGAAGACcaaaaattgattgattataTCATGCAATATCGTATTTGGAATTGGTCTCACATGCCCAAATTTGCAG GGCTATCAAGAACCGGAAAGAGTTGTAGACTCCGATGGATCAACTACTTGAGGCCTGATCTAAAGAAAGGACCTTTTAGCATCGAGGAGGTGGAAATTGTGATCAGAATGTATCAATCGCTTGGAAATAG GTGGTCAGCTATAGCTAAAGAATTGCCTGGAAGAACAGATAACGAAATCAAGAATTTCTACCACACACATTTAAAGAAGCACCTTGGGACAAAAGTTGAAGTGAAACCTAAATCAAGGTCCAAAAAGGTGAATAAAGCTAAACAAATAGAGATGAGTACTCAGAAGAAGCCTTTGATAACTACTTGTCCAAATATTGAAGGTCCTAATGATCAAACACTTGATTTCACCAACTCCTCCTCCTCCTCGAGCTACATCACATTTGATGAAAATTACGAAATCTTGGGATTCTTGAAAACATTGGATCAAGACAACGATGTTACTTCAATTGTCAATCAAGTTGATGATGAAAACATAGTTATATTGGAGAGTAGTACATGGTCATCATCAAGTGTTGATTTGTACATGAAAGATTTCATGGATGTGAGTGTTCATTCATCTATTGTGGATTTCTGGTTGGAGCTATATATGGCAGCAGATAATCTGAAGATCTAA